In the Methylomonas rhizoryzae genome, one interval contains:
- a CDS encoding sigma-54 interaction domain-containing protein: protein MKQLVTFEDWLEQIGSVKVIATLATLSGAAAMAVNTTGTVLFCSEGALSLLGISAADAVGKNLAGLVGPTAANALKPGTRQADTNLEPQTVSFDLLNGGHADCLVKTGLMCNEQARVLGALYLLARQTKEAHATQRHTATCQQFHGILSCDPKMLQALKIIHNVAETDVTVLIRGESGTGKELVAHALHLESNRRNGPFLAINCAALTPSLLESELFGHVKGAFTGAVRNHAGLFQRAHGGTLFLDEVAELPLELQAKLLRVLQEQSFIPVGGDAPVSVDVRIIAATHRSLREEVKAGRFREDLMYRLRVVPVFLPPLRERRGDIQLLLWHCIEQHNRQSRRRLDAIAPDAMRILLNYRWPGNVRELKNVVEYVFAVGRGNELTIEELPPEFREPLAEPAAIATQMPIRSEAEVIREALQMNDGRVADAARYAGMSRATFWRKRKKYALD from the coding sequence GTGAAACAGTTAGTGACTTTTGAGGATTGGCTTGAGCAAATCGGATCGGTAAAGGTGATTGCTACCTTGGCAACGCTAAGCGGCGCTGCGGCAATGGCGGTAAATACGACAGGAACCGTATTGTTTTGCAGCGAGGGCGCTTTGTCTCTGCTAGGAATCAGTGCGGCAGACGCTGTCGGCAAAAACCTGGCTGGCCTGGTGGGACCGACGGCGGCCAATGCGCTTAAGCCGGGTACAAGGCAAGCCGACACGAACCTCGAACCGCAAACAGTGTCGTTCGACTTGCTCAACGGCGGCCATGCCGACTGTCTGGTAAAAACCGGCTTGATGTGCAATGAGCAAGCACGCGTTTTAGGTGCGCTTTACCTGTTGGCGCGGCAGACAAAAGAAGCCCATGCTACGCAACGGCACACGGCTACCTGTCAACAATTTCACGGAATTTTATCCTGCGATCCTAAGATGCTGCAGGCATTAAAAATTATTCATAACGTGGCGGAAACCGACGTGACGGTGTTGATACGCGGGGAATCCGGAACCGGCAAAGAATTGGTGGCTCACGCGTTACACCTGGAAAGTAATCGCCGCAACGGACCGTTTTTAGCGATTAACTGTGCGGCGTTGACACCGAGCTTGTTGGAGAGCGAGTTGTTCGGCCACGTCAAGGGCGCTTTTACCGGAGCGGTTCGCAACCATGCCGGATTATTCCAGCGCGCGCATGGCGGCACCTTGTTTTTGGACGAAGTGGCGGAATTACCGCTGGAATTGCAAGCGAAGTTGCTTAGAGTGCTACAGGAACAGAGCTTTATTCCGGTAGGCGGCGATGCGCCGGTATCGGTGGACGTGCGGATTATCGCCGCCACGCACCGATCGTTGCGCGAGGAAGTTAAAGCCGGCCGGTTTAGGGAGGACTTGATGTATCGCTTGCGAGTCGTGCCCGTCTTTTTACCGCCCTTGCGCGAACGGCGCGGCGACATACAACTGTTGTTGTGGCACTGTATCGAACAACATAACCGGCAAAGCCGAAGGCGGCTGGATGCTATCGCGCCGGATGCGATGCGGATACTGCTGAATTATCGCTGGCCGGGCAATGTGCGCGAATTGAAGAATGTCGTGGAATACGTGTTTGCGGTAGGTCGCGGCAACGAACTGACGATAGAGGAATTGCCGCCGGAATTTCGCGAGCCACTGGCCGAACCGGCAGCAATCGCCACGCAAATGCCGATTCGCAGCGAAGCCGAAGTCATACGCGAAGCCTTGCAAATGAACGATGGGCGGGTAGCCGATGCGGCGCGCTATGCGGGCATGAGCAGAGCGACTTTCTGGCGTAAACGCAAAAAATACGCGCTGGATTAA